In Gemmatimonadetes bacterium T265, one DNA window encodes the following:
- a CDS encoding argininosuccinate synthase produces the protein MSRPSASTPSQPPVRTIALAYSGGLDTSIIVPWLKEHYPGAKVVCVAADIGQGDELDGVRQKAIASGADACYIEDLREEFVRDFIFPTLRAGAIYDRKYLLGTSMARPLIARRQVEIAREVGADALAHGCTGKGNDQVRFELTYMAFAPDLPVIAPWREWDIRSREDALRYAAEKGVPVAATLTKIYSRDRNIWHLSHEGGQLENPGVAPAEDMFQLTADPVTSAPDVPDQVTVAFEQGTPVAVDGERLGPVDLLTRLNAIGARHGVGRIDLVEDRLIGMKSRGVYETPGGTILYAAHSELEQLVLDRRTLAAKDVIAPRYADLVYEGRWWTTEREAYDAFVAATQARVSGAVTLRLFKGSAQVIGRESPHALYDERFVTFGEDDVYQQSDAAGFIRLYGLSQRVRALKDLELAGAVAPTPAPLAAVPADDAATEAPIASGDAKFPAVGAEQGEPALAGD, from the coding sequence ATGTCCCGCCCGTCCGCGTCCACCCCGTCCCAGCCGCCCGTCCGCACGATCGCGCTCGCCTATTCGGGCGGCCTCGACACGTCGATCATCGTTCCGTGGCTCAAGGAGCATTATCCGGGCGCGAAGGTCGTCTGCGTGGCGGCCGACATCGGGCAGGGCGACGAGCTCGACGGGGTGCGGCAGAAGGCGATCGCCTCGGGCGCCGACGCGTGCTACATCGAGGACCTGCGGGAGGAGTTCGTCCGCGACTTCATCTTCCCGACCCTCCGCGCCGGGGCGATCTACGACCGCAAGTACCTGCTCGGCACCTCCATGGCCCGCCCGCTCATCGCGCGGCGTCAGGTCGAGATCGCCCGCGAGGTCGGCGCCGACGCGCTCGCCCACGGCTGCACAGGCAAGGGCAACGACCAGGTGCGCTTCGAGCTGACGTACATGGCCTTTGCCCCCGACCTGCCGGTCATCGCGCCGTGGCGCGAGTGGGACATCCGCTCCCGCGAGGACGCGCTCCGGTACGCGGCCGAGAAGGGCGTGCCGGTGGCGGCGACGCTGACGAAGATTTACTCGCGGGATCGGAACATCTGGCACCTCTCGCACGAGGGCGGCCAGCTCGAGAACCCGGGGGTCGCGCCCGCGGAGGACATGTTCCAGCTCACCGCCGACCCCGTCACCTCCGCCCCCGACGTCCCCGACCAGGTCACGGTCGCCTTCGAGCAGGGCACCCCCGTCGCGGTCGACGGCGAGCGCCTCGGCCCGGTCGACCTGCTCACGCGTCTCAACGCGATCGGCGCCCGCCACGGCGTCGGCCGCATCGACCTCGTCGAGGACCGGCTGATCGGCATGAAGTCGCGCGGCGTCTACGAGACCCCGGGCGGCACGATTCTCTACGCCGCGCACTCCGAGCTGGAGCAGCTCGTCCTGGACCGCCGCACACTCGCGGCCAAGGACGTGATCGCGCCGCGCTACGCCGACCTCGTCTACGAGGGGCGCTGGTGGACGACGGAGCGCGAGGCCTACGACGCGTTCGTCGCCGCCACCCAGGCGCGCGTCTCCGGCGCGGTCACGCTCCGCCTCTTCAAGGGCTCGGCCCAGGTGATCGGCCGCGAGAGCCCGCACGCGCTCTACGACGAGCGGTTCGTGACCTTCGGCGAGGACGACGTCTACCAGCAGTCCGACGCGGCCGGCTTCATCCGGCTGTACGGGCTGTCGCAGCGCGTGCGCGCGCTCAAGGATCTGGAGCTGGCCGGGGCCGTCGCCCCGACCCCCGCGCCGCTTGCCGCCGTCCCCGCCGACGATGCCGCGACCGAGGCGCCGATCGCGTCCGGCGACGCCAAGTTCCCCGCCGTCGGGGCGGAGCAGGGCGAGCCGGCGCTGGCGGGGGATTGA